In Ardenticatenales bacterium, a single genomic region encodes these proteins:
- a CDS encoding AMP-binding protein has translation MTTRDEIAQRRAQLSSRRNRLSPEQKKAFEAQLAGKAAARAEQLPRRAVFSPAPLSLNQQRLWFLYQWEPESHAYNIFQVTRLHTALNMDALQRSFDEVVRRHEVLRTTFNFVEGQPAQLIAHELSLFVPVIDLRHIPMPARDTEARRLSDAESKQPFDLTKGPLIRLTALWLDDDDQVLLLTMHHIISDGWSVSIFVEEAYKLYQAYSTGRAISLPALPIQYADFAVWQRQQLTGEPLQEQLRYWKKELAGAPSLLALPIDYPRPPVQSFRGKSLIFQLDPELSQQIKQISQQANTTLFMTMLASFSLLLSRYSRQEHIVIGTPVGNRHYREIEPLIGFFVNTLVLCTHLSGNPTFWELLERVRQMALSAHEHRDFPFEMLVQELQRDRDVSHNPLFQVMLLLDGMTRRDMMQIAEEAQEEVRPDSWEMDNDIALFDLLIGLEDKGTHFHCSLTYNTGIFERATVSRMVGHFQTLLANLMSDPTQRVLDVPLLTAEESERLVLASSWQPIQEMRQETAETALVHTLIAARAEQSPDAIAIVTQEEHITYRELNERANRLAHYLLSCGVGPDTPVAIWLDYPENGALAMLAVLKAGGCVLPFADVAELAQMPASFRHTSIPFLITEQHQTPHLPAENWQIICLDRDWRMIAPNRADTPTLHLTSANLACAIPATDAQPARLLTHREINLAMTTQLSVTPIDQHSRVFTPACRTSNALLAAVLPGLQMGATLCLYPQTSLSPKVNLDHFVTEQVVSTLVLSSLQLNELSIESSPTIKHIITTDRVCPLHVLRRWLPGHSIYNAGRIGSAAWGARIDSDHSNNERPIIGHPIPGRQAYLLDARMQPVPVGVPAELYIEADSMTRGYAQSPRQTASHFVPHPFAHKPGSRLFKTGEIACRRADGILEFVAQTTDLQEIRGRRVEPGQIESILGQHPDIKAVHVRIQSGSSAHHGENTAGDPRLVAYVVLQPGAAAPVSAFRAFLKERLPVYMHPAVFILLDALPLAYDGQVARTLLPSPDTTQDESDTASQSLDQSDVKSEVSQQRAKLSVRESELSEAKKALLLKRLSRTNAKRK, from the coding sequence ATGACGACCAGAGATGAAATAGCCCAACGCCGCGCGCAATTGTCTTCGCGGCGAAACAGGCTTTCACCCGAACAGAAAAAGGCGTTTGAAGCACAGTTGGCCGGTAAGGCCGCGGCCAGGGCGGAACAACTCCCTCGTCGCGCCGTGTTCAGCCCCGCGCCACTCTCTTTGAATCAGCAGCGTCTCTGGTTTCTTTACCAGTGGGAACCAGAAAGCCACGCTTATAACATCTTCCAGGTCACCAGGCTGCATACGGCACTCAATATGGATGCGCTTCAGCGCAGTTTTGATGAGGTGGTGCGGCGGCACGAAGTCTTACGAACGACCTTTAACTTTGTGGAGGGCCAACCCGCTCAATTGATTGCCCATGAGTTGTCGTTGTTTGTGCCGGTCATTGATTTACGCCACATCCCTATGCCGGCACGCGACACAGAAGCCCGGCGACTCTCTGACGCCGAATCCAAACAGCCATTTGACCTGACAAAAGGACCGCTCATTCGGCTGACGGCTTTATGGCTGGATGACGACGACCAGGTGCTGTTATTAACAATGCACCATATTATTTCTGATGGGTGGTCTGTGAGCATCTTCGTAGAAGAGGCCTACAAACTGTATCAGGCTTATTCAACCGGTCGGGCCATTTCGCTGCCGGCATTGCCCATTCAATACGCCGATTTTGCCGTCTGGCAGCGCCAACAGTTGACGGGAGAGCCTTTACAAGAACAACTTCGCTATTGGAAAAAAGAACTGGCCGGAGCGCCATCGCTGCTGGCATTGCCGATTGATTATCCACGCCCACCGGTGCAATCCTTTCGTGGGAAATCGCTCATTTTTCAACTTGACCCAGAACTTTCGCAACAAATCAAGCAAATCAGCCAACAAGCCAACACTACTTTGTTCATGACGATGCTGGCGTCGTTTTCTCTTCTGCTTTCTCGCTACAGTCGCCAGGAACACATCGTAATCGGCACACCCGTGGGCAACCGGCATTATCGGGAAATTGAACCCCTGATTGGTTTCTTCGTAAACACGTTGGTGCTTTGCACCCATTTATCCGGCAACCCCACGTTTTGGGAGCTATTGGAGCGGGTGCGGCAAATGGCGTTGAGCGCCCATGAACACCGCGATTTTCCCTTTGAGATGCTCGTGCAGGAACTACAGCGGGATCGGGATGTCAGCCACAATCCCTTGTTCCAGGTGATGCTGTTGCTGGATGGAATGACCCGCCGTGACATGATGCAAATTGCCGAGGAGGCGCAGGAAGAGGTTCGCCCTGATTCCTGGGAAATGGATAACGATATTGCCTTATTCGATTTGCTGATTGGCCTGGAGGATAAAGGAACTCATTTTCATTGCTCCCTCACCTATAACACGGGCATTTTTGAACGAGCTACCGTTTCGCGCATGGTCGGCCATTTTCAGACGCTCCTGGCAAACTTAATGAGCGATCCGACACAACGAGTCCTCGACGTGCCTCTCTTAACAGCGGAAGAATCTGAACGATTGGTGCTGGCGTCATCCTGGCAGCCTATTCAGGAAATGCGCCAGGAAACGGCGGAGACGGCGCTGGTGCACACTCTTATCGCCGCACGAGCAGAGCAGTCGCCGGATGCAATTGCAATCGTGACGCAAGAGGAGCATATTACCTACCGTGAATTAAATGAACGCGCCAACCGCCTGGCCCACTATCTTCTTTCGTGTGGGGTAGGGCCGGACACGCCAGTAGCGATTTGGTTGGATTATCCAGAAAATGGCGCGCTGGCCATGTTGGCTGTGTTGAAGGCAGGCGGCTGTGTGCTGCCTTTCGCCGATGTTGCTGAACTGGCACAAATGCCGGCATCCTTCCGCCACACCAGCATCCCCTTTCTCATTACAGAACAACACCAGACACCCCATTTGCCGGCAGAGAACTGGCAAATAATCTGCCTGGACCGGGATTGGCGCATGATTGCGCCTAACCGCGCCGATACCCCTACGCTCCATCTGACATCCGCGAATCTGGCCTGTGCAATTCCCGCCACAGATGCCCAACCCGCGCGGCTGTTAACGCATCGGGAGATCAATCTGGCAATGACAACGCAGCTATCGGTGACGCCTATTGACCAGCACAGCCGGGTATTCACACCTGCGTGCCGGACAAGCAACGCCCTATTGGCCGCCGTTTTGCCTGGCTTGCAAATGGGAGCAACTTTATGTTTATATCCTCAAACCAGCTTGTCTCCAAAGGTCAACCTGGACCATTTTGTAACGGAACAAGTCGTCTCCACCCTCGTTCTGTCTTCCTTGCAGTTAAACGAACTGTCTATAGAAAGCAGTCCCACCATAAAGCACATAATCACGACAGATAGGGTGTGTCCCCTCCATGTTTTACGCCGTTGGCTCCCTGGTCATTCAATCTATAATGCCGGCAGAATAGGCAGCGCCGCATGGGGAGCGCGGATTGATTCCGACCACAGCAACAACGAACGCCCCATCATCGGTCACCCCATTCCAGGAAGACAGGCTTATCTACTGGACGCACGGATGCAACCCGTTCCTGTCGGTGTGCCTGCGGAACTCTACATCGAAGCAGACAGCATGACGCGCGGGTATGCCCAATCCCCGCGCCAGACAGCCTCCCATTTTGTTCCCCATCCTTTTGCCCATAAGCCCGGCAGTCGCCTATTCAAAACGGGTGAAATTGCCTGCCGCCGCGCGGATGGCATCCTGGAATTCGTGGCTCAAACAACGGATCTGCAAGAAATTCGTGGGCGGCGCGTAGAACCCGGTCAGATCGAATCCATACTGGGACAACATCCAGATATAAAGGCGGTTCATGTACGCATACAGTCTGGTTCCTCGGCCCATCATGGCGAAAATACGGCAGGCGATCCCCGCCTGGTTGCTTACGTGGTGCTGCAACCAGGTGCGGCAGCGCCAGTTAGCGCCTTTCGCGCTTTCCTCAAGGAACGACTTCCCGTCTACATGCATCCTGCCGTCTTCATTCTGCTAGATGCCCTGCCATTGGCGTATGATGGGCAGGTCGCTCGCACGCTTCTGCCATCGCCAGACACAACTCAAGATGAATCTGACACCGCTTCTCAATCGCTAGACCAAAGCGATGTCAAGAGCGAAGTCTCGCAGCAGCGCGCCAAACTCTCTGTTCGTGAATCTGAATTGTCAGAAGCAAAAAAAGCATTGCTATTGAAAAGGCTAAGTAGGACAAATGCAAAAAGAAAATGA